Proteins from a single region of Verrucosispora sp. NA02020:
- the chvE gene encoding multiple monosaccharide ABC transporter substrate-binding protein has translation MSRRILAALGSAALALSMAACSGDGAGSGNTSDEKPSDLTIGVSMPTQTSERWIADGNSVKEKLEAKGYKVDLQYAGDDIPTQSQQVDQMITRGADVLIIAAIDGTALSGQLQAAADAKIPVISYDRLIRDSPNVDFYVSFDNYKVGVAQASALLVGLGLQTKDGGKGEATGPFNIELFAGSLDDNNAHFFFDGAMDTLKPFLDAGTLKVKSGQTKIEQVAILRWQQEAAQKRMEDLLTSSYNDNSKIDGVLSPYDGISRGIITALQNAGYRGADEIPVVTGQDAEIASVKLIDDGIQSSTIFKDTRLLADQAVVAGEAFLQEKTPEANDSETYNNGVKVVPSYLLPVETVFKDDIQKVLIDSGYFTAEEVAAGQAKS, from the coding sequence GTGAGCAGAAGAATTCTGGCCGCTCTCGGTAGCGCCGCCCTGGCGCTGAGTATGGCGGCGTGTAGTGGCGACGGTGCCGGAAGTGGCAACACCAGCGACGAGAAGCCGTCCGACCTCACCATCGGCGTCTCGATGCCGACCCAGACCTCCGAGCGGTGGATCGCCGACGGCAACTCCGTCAAGGAGAAGCTGGAGGCCAAGGGCTACAAGGTCGACCTCCAGTACGCCGGTGACGACATCCCGACCCAGTCGCAGCAGGTCGACCAGATGATCACGCGCGGTGCCGACGTGCTGATCATCGCCGCGATCGACGGCACCGCCCTGAGCGGACAGCTCCAGGCGGCGGCCGACGCGAAGATCCCGGTCATCTCCTACGACCGGCTCATCCGGGACAGCCCGAACGTCGACTTCTATGTCAGCTTCGACAACTACAAGGTCGGCGTGGCCCAGGCCAGCGCCCTCCTGGTCGGCCTCGGCCTGCAGACCAAGGACGGCGGCAAGGGCGAGGCGACCGGGCCGTTCAACATCGAGCTGTTCGCCGGGTCGCTGGACGACAACAACGCCCACTTCTTCTTCGACGGTGCGATGGACACCCTCAAGCCGTTCCTCGACGCCGGCACGCTCAAGGTGAAGTCCGGGCAGACCAAGATCGAGCAGGTGGCGATCCTGCGGTGGCAGCAGGAGGCCGCGCAGAAGCGCATGGAGGACCTGCTGACCTCCAGCTACAACGACAACAGCAAGATCGACGGCGTGCTGTCGCCGTACGACGGCATCTCGCGCGGCATCATCACCGCGCTGCAGAACGCCGGCTACCGGGGTGCCGACGAGATCCCGGTCGTCACCGGGCAGGACGCCGAGATCGCCTCGGTCAAGCTGATCGACGACGGCATCCAGAGCTCCACCATCTTCAAGGACACCCGCCTGCTGGCCGATCAGGCCGTGGTCGCCGGTGAGGCGTTCCTCCAGGAGAAGACGCCCGAGGCCAACGACAGCGAGACCTACAACAACGGTGTCAAGGTCGTCCCGTCGTACCTGCTGCCGGTCGAGACCGTCTTCAAGGACGACATCCAGAAGGTGCTGATCGACTCCGGTTACTTCACCGCGGAGGAGGTCGCCGCCGGTCAGGCCAAGAGCTGA